From the genome of Brevibacterium sp. JSBI002, one region includes:
- a CDS encoding (2Fe-2S)-binding protein, protein MGHSLHLTVDGQEHTLVVDSRTTLLDALRDRLGVMSAKKGCDHGQCGACTVLVDGRRLNSCLALALTHDGAEVMTADGLAPEGELSTLHRAFLAHDAFQCGYCTPGQVCSAAGMLAEAADNAPSVVTEDLEGPVELSEEEIRERMSGNLCRCGAYVNIVAAVRRAAEESR, encoded by the coding sequence ATGGGACATTCGCTGCACCTCACCGTCGACGGCCAGGAGCACACTCTGGTCGTGGATTCCAGAACCACTCTTCTCGATGCGCTGCGGGACCGGCTGGGGGTGATGTCCGCGAAGAAGGGCTGCGACCACGGCCAATGCGGGGCCTGCACCGTCCTCGTCGACGGTCGTCGGCTCAACTCCTGCCTGGCGCTCGCGCTCACCCACGACGGTGCCGAGGTCATGACCGCCGACGGTCTGGCCCCCGAGGGTGAACTCTCTACCCTGCATCGGGCATTTCTCGCCCACGACGCGTTCCAGTGCGGGTACTGCACACCGGGCCAAGTCTGTTCGGCCGCAGGCATGCTGGCCGAAGCCGCCGACAACGCACCGAGCGTGGTCACCGAAGACCTCGAGGGACCGGTGGAGCTGTCCGAGGAGGAGATCCGCGAGCGAATGAGCGGCAACCTCTGCCGCTGCGGAGCCTATGTCAACATCGTCGCGGCCGTGCGCCGAGCCGCAGAGGAGTCACGATGA
- a CDS encoding MFS transporter, with amino-acid sequence MSESSRDEKIPTPDGIDMSRMPPEDKRTLKRAIGGSALGNAVEWFDYGVYSYVSVYIANAFFPGEWGVALTFATLALSFVFRPLGGFVLGPLGDKIGRQHVMVLTIIMMTIPTTLIGVLPTYATLGALAPILLLLCRMVQGFSTGGEYGGAAVYMAESAPDKRRGFCGSFLELGTVAGTATAALVCTILLVLVGSDGMDAGWWRLPFLLTLPLGAVALWLRMKLDEPEAFSAATSRQKTTKKPFRELFRGYSKQITMLMAFVVLLNIGQYMVLTYMPTYLAETLGHSEVESNFMLIGLLAAMMIVITPLGRLTDSIGRKPVLYTSAIGFILLSVPAFMLMHAEAAGWQIVGLAIIALLQVMLQSCVSATLPAIFPTQVRFSGFAIGYNISTAIFGGTTAAVNTFVIQKTGFELFPAIYLVAAGVIGLIGIHFFNETAGRPIDGTTPPGSEDEKLAEMGYDLIGFNANSTDGRSGIGGKHTSG; translated from the coding sequence TTGAGCGAGTCCTCGCGCGACGAGAAGATTCCCACCCCGGACGGCATCGACATGAGCAGGATGCCGCCGGAGGACAAACGCACTCTCAAGCGCGCCATCGGAGGGTCCGCGTTGGGCAACGCCGTCGAATGGTTCGACTACGGCGTGTACTCCTACGTGTCGGTCTACATCGCCAATGCGTTCTTCCCCGGCGAATGGGGTGTGGCGCTGACCTTCGCCACTCTCGCGCTGTCTTTCGTCTTCCGGCCTCTCGGCGGATTCGTCCTCGGGCCCTTGGGCGACAAGATCGGACGTCAGCACGTCATGGTCCTGACGATCATCATGATGACGATTCCGACGACGCTGATCGGCGTCCTGCCCACCTATGCCACCCTCGGCGCCTTGGCGCCGATCCTGCTGCTCCTGTGCCGGATGGTCCAAGGCTTCTCCACGGGCGGGGAGTACGGCGGCGCGGCCGTGTACATGGCGGAATCGGCACCCGACAAGCGGCGCGGGTTCTGCGGTTCGTTCCTCGAGCTCGGCACCGTCGCCGGGACCGCCACGGCAGCTCTGGTCTGCACTATCCTCCTCGTGCTCGTCGGCAGCGATGGGATGGACGCCGGCTGGTGGCGCCTTCCGTTCCTCCTCACCCTGCCGCTGGGCGCGGTGGCGCTGTGGCTGCGCATGAAGCTCGATGAACCGGAGGCTTTCTCCGCAGCGACGTCACGGCAGAAGACGACGAAGAAGCCTTTCCGGGAACTGTTCCGCGGATACTCGAAGCAGATCACCATGCTCATGGCGTTCGTCGTTCTGCTCAACATCGGCCAGTACATGGTGCTGACGTACATGCCGACCTATCTGGCCGAAACGCTGGGGCATTCGGAGGTCGAGAGCAACTTCATGCTCATCGGCCTGCTCGCGGCGATGATGATCGTCATCACGCCGTTGGGGCGGCTGACGGATTCCATCGGGCGCAAACCGGTTCTCTACACCTCGGCGATCGGCTTCATCCTCCTCTCCGTGCCGGCGTTCATGCTCATGCACGCCGAGGCAGCCGGCTGGCAGATCGTGGGCCTGGCCATCATCGCCCTGCTGCAGGTCATGCTCCAGTCCTGCGTCTCGGCGACGCTGCCGGCCATCTTCCCCACGCAGGTGCGGTTCTCCGGCTTCGCCATCGGCTACAACATCTCCACGGCTATCTTCGGCGGCACGACCGCAGCGGTGAACACCTTCGTCATCCAGAAGACCGGTTTCGAACTCTTCCCCGCAATCTACTTGGTCGCGGCCGGAGTCATCGGGCTCATCGGCATCCACTTCTTCAACGAGACTGCCGGCCGGCCCATCGACGGTACGACACCACCCGGTTCCGAGGACGAGAAACTCGCCGAGATGGGCTATGACCTCATCGGCTTCAATGCCAACTCCACCGACGGCCGCTCCGGCATCGGTGGCAAGCACACCTCAGGCTGA
- a CDS encoding FAD binding domain-containing protein produces the protein MNPFDYERAADAAGAVTTVTDRPDAVFLAGGTNLVDHLKLGVAEPGLVVDINRLELTEVEALDDGGLRIGAMVRNSDAAADPRIRRDYPMLARALLSGASGQLRNAATMGGNLLQRTRCVYFQDTSTPCNKREPGAGCSAIGGYTRYHAILGASADCVATHPSDMAVALAALDATVVVLGATGERRIPVTELHRLPGDRPEQDTVLEHGELITALELPPPRPGASTYRKIRDRASYAFALVSVAARVDVDTAGRAPVIREAAIALGGVAHKPWRARAAEAVLRGAEPTAETFLAAADAELEAAEPLDGNRFKVQMTRGAICTLLAELTGVPEALPESTTEDTHE, from the coding sequence ATGAATCCCTTCGACTACGAACGCGCCGCCGATGCCGCCGGAGCCGTCACGACTGTCACCGATCGTCCCGATGCGGTGTTCCTGGCCGGAGGTACGAACCTCGTCGATCATCTCAAACTGGGCGTCGCAGAACCAGGTCTCGTCGTCGACATCAATCGTCTCGAGCTCACGGAGGTCGAGGCACTCGACGACGGGGGCCTGCGGATCGGTGCGATGGTGCGCAACAGCGACGCCGCCGCCGACCCGCGCATCCGACGCGACTACCCGATGCTTGCACGTGCCCTGCTCTCCGGTGCCTCCGGTCAGCTGCGCAACGCGGCCACGATGGGCGGGAATCTGCTGCAGCGCACCCGGTGCGTGTACTTCCAGGACACCTCGACCCCCTGCAACAAACGCGAACCCGGTGCCGGCTGCTCGGCCATCGGCGGCTACACCCGCTACCACGCGATCCTCGGTGCCTCAGCGGACTGCGTGGCCACGCATCCCTCCGATATGGCCGTCGCTCTGGCCGCACTCGATGCCACGGTCGTCGTCCTCGGTGCGACCGGTGAGCGCCGGATCCCGGTCACCGAGCTTCACCGGCTGCCCGGGGATCGCCCTGAGCAGGACACCGTCCTCGAGCATGGCGAACTCATCACGGCGCTCGAGCTCCCTCCCCCGCGGCCCGGCGCCTCGACGTACCGGAAGATCCGCGACCGCGCCTCCTACGCCTTCGCTCTCGTCTCCGTCGCGGCCCGAGTCGACGTCGACACCGCAGGGCGAGCGCCGGTCATCCGTGAAGCCGCGATCGCCCTCGGCGGCGTCGCCCACAAACCCTGGCGTGCCCGCGCCGCCGAGGCGGTGCTTCGGGGGGCGGAACCGACTGCCGAGACGTTCCTGGCAGCAGCCGACGCCGAGCTCGAGGCGGCGGAACCCCTCGACGGCAACCGTTTCAAGGTCCAGATGACTCGCGGCGCCATCTGCACCCTGCTCGCCGAGCTCACCGGAGTCCCGGAAGCTCTGCCGGAATCGACCACGGAGGACACCCATGAGTGA
- a CDS encoding NTP transferase domain-containing protein, translated as MSGETGSTPPKRPVPGPPRGLILAAGAGRRLGRGPKALLTREDGLTLVESMVLALLDGGCRDVTVVTGACSEQVASLLAGCDRVSVAFNPDWSSGMGSSLRRGLQAIGPGPDVMVTPVDRPGICAAEVARLIAAHRPRAITAAGHCDANGSLHRGHPVLFDENWTSQAAAAAHGDVGARDLLETRRAVVDLVDCSDLDDGADVDVPEDLHRLTVVSSRD; from the coding sequence GTGAGCGGCGAGACCGGGTCGACTCCTCCCAAACGACCCGTCCCCGGTCCCCCGAGAGGACTCATCCTCGCCGCCGGAGCCGGACGACGCCTCGGCCGAGGGCCGAAGGCACTGCTGACGCGGGAGGACGGGCTCACCCTGGTGGAGTCGATGGTCCTCGCCCTGCTCGACGGTGGCTGCCGGGACGTCACAGTCGTCACCGGAGCCTGCAGCGAGCAGGTCGCGAGCCTGCTGGCCGGGTGTGACCGCGTGTCCGTCGCGTTCAACCCTGACTGGTCTTCGGGTATGGGTTCCTCGCTGCGCCGCGGCCTGCAGGCGATCGGCCCCGGACCCGACGTCATGGTCACACCTGTGGACCGTCCCGGAATCTGTGCGGCGGAAGTCGCTCGTCTCATCGCCGCCCATCGTCCCCGTGCGATCACTGCTGCGGGCCACTGTGATGCGAATGGGTCGCTGCACCGCGGTCACCCTGTGCTCTTCGATGAGAACTGGACGAGCCAGGCGGCGGCTGCCGCGCACGGCGACGTCGGTGCCCGCGACCTGCTCGAGACGCGCAGAGCTGTCGTCGACCTCGTCGACTGCTCCGACCTCGACGACGGGGCCGATGTCGATGTGCCCGAGGATCTGCACAGGCTGACAGTCGTCAGTTCTCGCGATTAG
- a CDS encoding flavin reductase family protein: MSTSGLDDLMGSVDSPLIVVTTSAEGERAGCLVGFHSQASIDPEHYCFWLSKANHTYRVALRSERFAVHFLTDVDRESARHFGSLSGMETDKFAGLDFTDTEDGVPLLADLPNRLIVERIAMLDDGSDHVCLTARVIATETGQSFTPLRPSQLGDLKPGHGSDERAIRP, from the coding sequence ATGAGCACCTCCGGGCTCGACGACCTCATGGGTTCGGTCGATTCCCCGCTCATCGTCGTCACCACCTCGGCGGAGGGCGAACGGGCCGGCTGTCTGGTCGGCTTCCATTCCCAGGCGAGCATCGATCCGGAGCACTACTGCTTCTGGCTGTCGAAGGCCAACCACACCTACCGGGTGGCGCTGCGTTCCGAGCGCTTCGCGGTGCACTTCCTCACTGACGTCGACCGCGAGTCGGCACGGCACTTCGGATCACTTTCCGGAATGGAGACGGACAAGTTCGCCGGTCTTGACTTCACCGACACCGAGGACGGGGTGCCGCTGCTCGCGGACCTGCCCAACCGTCTCATCGTCGAACGCATCGCGATGCTCGACGACGGGAGCGATCACGTCTGCCTCACTGCACGTGTGATCGCGACCGAGACCGGGCAAAGCTTCACTCCCCTACGGCCTTCTCAGCTGGGGGACCTCAAGCCCGGGCATGGCAGCGACGAACGGGCAATCCGCCCTTAA
- a CDS encoding ATP-dependent DNA ligase: protein MAGHEQKVTVEGHRLTLSNLDKVLYPETGTTKGEILDYCARIAPHLIRHARDRIATRKRWVDGVGTADDPGDVFFEKNLPESAPSWIRTRAIRHSTGTKRYPLVNDLATLTYLTQMAALEIHVPQWRVSAGAKDPGTIDAETRCPDRMVFDLDPGPGRGLADCIEVAQLVRELLEGMDLEVYPVTSGSKGVHLYAPLDGSVSSQQVSDVAHELARSLEADHTNLIVSAMKKTLRENKVLIDWSQNSASKTTVAPYSLRGRFTPLVAAPRRWDEFDDPAAVEQVRFEEVLDRVDEVGDLLEPLAEAVGGTASAPESQADPKSDDAPKAERDRLEAYRSKRDPKRTSEPVPGKQGTSGDELTFVIQEHHARSLHWDFRLEHDGVLVSWALPKGPPTYPGKNHLAVQTEDHPLEYGSFEGTIPKGEYGAGDVEIWDAGTIEVEKWQEGKEIIAVLHGREDGGLGGVRRFALFNTGDHGPNKEREKNWMIHLMEDEPKKQSAAADDSSKKGTPTGRTSKKRAAKKEALPADLSPMLASIGDIGSLRREAEDWAFEMKWDGIRALARVEPGDGERTGSIELTSRNGHDMTNTYPELHELVECIDVDCILDGEIVALGQGSRPDFGRLQRRMGLSRDSDIEREQRRTPVYLMLFDVLHADGSSLLRTPYTERRERLFELVTESEHIHVPEAFEGSVDAAFESSRKLRLEGVLAKRTDSVYLPGKRTRTWTKLKHASTRDVIIVGWRTGEGERSSSFASLLVAAHDDEGLHYLGRVGTGFDEAALRSLRSSLDRRSRKTPALTVPADESRDAHWVRPDLVGEVRFSGLTEAGRLRHPVWRGLRSDIDAEDVRV from the coding sequence GTGGCAGGTCATGAGCAGAAGGTCACGGTGGAGGGTCATCGACTGACATTGAGCAATCTGGACAAGGTTCTCTACCCGGAGACCGGCACGACGAAGGGGGAGATCCTCGACTACTGCGCCAGGATCGCCCCGCACCTCATCCGCCATGCCCGGGACCGGATCGCCACCCGAAAACGCTGGGTCGACGGCGTCGGCACTGCCGATGACCCCGGGGACGTGTTCTTCGAGAAGAACCTCCCGGAATCCGCACCGTCGTGGATCCGAACACGGGCGATTCGGCACTCCACCGGCACCAAACGCTATCCCCTGGTCAACGATCTCGCGACCCTGACCTATCTCACGCAGATGGCCGCGCTCGAGATCCATGTGCCCCAGTGGAGGGTGAGCGCCGGAGCGAAGGACCCCGGCACAATCGACGCGGAGACCCGCTGCCCCGACCGCATGGTCTTCGACCTGGACCCGGGCCCCGGACGCGGCCTCGCCGACTGCATCGAGGTGGCCCAGCTCGTGCGCGAACTTCTCGAGGGCATGGACCTGGAGGTCTACCCGGTAACCAGCGGATCGAAAGGCGTCCACCTCTATGCGCCGCTGGACGGGTCGGTGAGCTCGCAGCAGGTCTCCGATGTCGCCCATGAGCTCGCCCGCAGCCTGGAGGCCGACCACACGAACCTCATCGTCTCTGCGATGAAGAAGACGCTGCGGGAGAACAAGGTACTCATCGACTGGTCGCAGAATTCGGCGTCGAAGACCACGGTCGCCCCGTATTCGCTGCGCGGACGCTTCACCCCGTTGGTCGCCGCACCGCGCAGGTGGGACGAATTCGACGACCCGGCCGCCGTCGAGCAGGTGCGCTTCGAAGAGGTCCTCGACCGGGTCGATGAGGTCGGGGACCTCCTCGAGCCCCTCGCCGAGGCGGTCGGAGGAACCGCTTCGGCCCCGGAGTCCCAAGCCGACCCGAAGTCGGACGATGCCCCGAAAGCCGAGCGCGACCGACTGGAGGCCTACCGGTCCAAACGGGATCCGAAGCGCACGAGCGAACCCGTGCCAGGGAAACAGGGAACGAGCGGGGACGAGCTGACCTTCGTCATCCAGGAACACCATGCGAGGAGCCTCCACTGGGACTTCCGACTCGAACACGATGGGGTATTGGTGTCCTGGGCGTTGCCGAAGGGACCGCCGACCTACCCCGGGAAGAACCACCTGGCGGTCCAGACCGAGGATCACCCCCTCGAATACGGCAGTTTCGAAGGCACGATTCCGAAAGGGGAGTACGGGGCCGGCGACGTCGAGATCTGGGACGCAGGCACCATCGAGGTCGAGAAGTGGCAAGAAGGCAAGGAGATCATCGCGGTCCTCCACGGGCGCGAGGACGGCGGTCTCGGGGGAGTGCGGCGGTTCGCCCTGTTCAACACCGGTGACCACGGACCGAACAAGGAGCGCGAGAAGAACTGGATGATCCACCTCATGGAGGACGAGCCGAAGAAGCAGTCGGCGGCAGCGGACGACTCATCGAAGAAGGGCACGCCGACCGGGCGTACCTCCAAGAAGCGAGCTGCGAAGAAAGAGGCTCTGCCGGCGGATCTGTCCCCGATGCTCGCGAGCATCGGCGACATCGGCTCCCTCCGGCGGGAGGCCGAGGACTGGGCCTTCGAGATGAAATGGGACGGCATCCGTGCGCTGGCGAGGGTGGAGCCCGGTGACGGGGAGCGCACCGGCAGCATCGAGCTGACCAGCCGCAACGGCCATGACATGACGAACACGTACCCGGAGCTTCACGAACTGGTCGAGTGTATCGATGTCGACTGCATCCTCGACGGTGAGATCGTCGCCCTCGGGCAGGGCAGCCGACCGGACTTCGGACGCCTCCAGCGCAGAATGGGGCTGAGCCGGGACAGCGATATCGAACGGGAACAGCGACGCACCCCTGTCTACCTCATGCTCTTCGATGTCCTCCACGCGGACGGATCGTCGTTGCTGCGCACCCCCTATACGGAACGGCGCGAACGTCTGTTCGAACTCGTGACCGAGAGCGAGCACATCCATGTGCCCGAGGCCTTCGAAGGAAGCGTCGACGCCGCCTTCGAGTCCAGCCGGAAGCTTCGACTCGAAGGAGTGCTGGCGAAGCGGACCGACAGCGTCTATCTGCCCGGAAAGCGCACCCGCACCTGGACCAAGCTCAAGCACGCCTCGACCCGCGATGTCATCATCGTCGGCTGGCGGACCGGCGAAGGAGAACGCTCATCCAGCTTCGCCTCGCTATTGGTCGCCGCCCATGACGACGAAGGGCTCCACTACCTCGGTCGCGTGGGCACCGGGTTCGACGAGGCGGCCCTGCGGAGTCTGCGCTCCAGCCTCGATCGCCGGTCGCGGAAGACGCCGGCGCTCACCGTGCCGGCCGACGAGTCGCGAGATGCCCACTGGGTGCGACCCGACCTCGTCGGGGAGGTCCGGTTCTCTGGCCTGACCGAGGCCGGACGCCTGCGGCACCCGGTCTGGCGCGGCCTGCGCTCCGACATCGACGCAGAGGACGTCCGAGTCTGA
- a CDS encoding xanthine dehydrogenase family protein molybdopterin-binding subunit: MSDLFTTTAVGTHQVRLDGPAKVRGLAPYAYEHPLDDPLFLYPLQAQIARGRATHIDPSAAESAEGVVHVLTHDNAPKLADTDDGELAILRSAEIGFRGQYLGAVIATTPEQARHAASLIEITYVQDDHDVELREDHPAAREPESGGGDVRTGDVDTTLAEAAVSIDERYSTPMEHNNPMEPHTTVALWDGDELTLWTSTQGVHPARATLAPILGVEQEKIRIISPHVGGGFGSKGLPHADMMLTALAAQAVPGRPVKYAVTRQQMFSITGYRAPTLQHIRLGARADGTLTAFAYDAISMSSQTKEFPEESTKPGRMMYAGDNRRLTQRVVPLDVPVPSWMRAPGEASGMVGLEIAMDELAVAAGLDPIELRVRNDPTTDPDTGLPFNQRRLVDCLREGADRFGWEKRNPQPRARRENGWFIGMGVASATYPAGRQPGSVARIRRTPEGFEVSIGAADLGTGTWTVLSQTAADALGVPIGQVDLRIGDTALPNATVAGGSTGLASWSTAIVSAAQELRSEHGADPAVGAEAHGEAEANPAAEKFALHSFGAHFAEVRIQPTTGEIRLDRMFGMFSAGRIVNPSTARSQLIGGMTMGVGMALHEKGELDPRFGHVVNHDLAEYHVPVNADITDIEADWLDEKDPQAGPLGARGVGEIGIVGAAAAVANAAFNATGVRVRDLPIFGDAFLPA, from the coding sequence ATGAGTGACCTGTTCACGACCACAGCCGTCGGTACCCATCAGGTCCGCCTCGACGGCCCGGCCAAGGTCCGCGGCCTCGCCCCCTACGCCTACGAACACCCCCTCGACGATCCGCTCTTCCTCTACCCCCTGCAGGCGCAGATCGCCCGTGGGCGGGCAACGCACATCGACCCTTCCGCAGCCGAATCCGCGGAGGGAGTCGTGCATGTGCTCACCCACGACAACGCCCCCAAGCTGGCGGACACGGATGACGGTGAGCTCGCGATCCTGCGCTCTGCCGAGATCGGATTCCGAGGCCAGTACCTCGGTGCCGTCATCGCCACCACCCCCGAGCAGGCCCGCCACGCGGCGAGCCTCATCGAGATCACCTATGTGCAGGACGATCACGACGTCGAGCTGCGCGAGGACCACCCGGCCGCCCGGGAACCGGAGTCGGGCGGCGGGGATGTGCGCACAGGCGATGTCGACACAACCCTCGCTGAGGCGGCCGTATCCATCGATGAGCGCTACAGCACCCCCATGGAGCACAACAATCCCATGGAACCGCATACCACCGTCGCCCTCTGGGACGGAGACGAACTGACCCTGTGGACCTCGACGCAGGGCGTGCACCCCGCACGCGCGACATTGGCGCCGATCCTCGGGGTGGAGCAGGAGAAGATCCGCATCATCTCACCGCACGTCGGCGGCGGCTTCGGCTCCAAGGGCCTCCCTCACGCGGATATGATGCTCACTGCCCTCGCGGCACAGGCGGTGCCGGGGCGACCCGTGAAATATGCCGTGACCCGGCAGCAGATGTTCTCGATCACCGGCTATCGAGCTCCGACCCTGCAGCACATCCGTCTGGGCGCGAGAGCCGACGGCACGCTCACGGCCTTCGCTTATGATGCGATCTCCATGTCCTCGCAGACCAAGGAGTTCCCCGAGGAGTCGACGAAGCCGGGCCGCATGATGTACGCAGGCGACAACCGCCGCCTCACCCAGCGAGTGGTTCCGCTCGACGTGCCGGTGCCCTCCTGGATGCGTGCTCCCGGCGAGGCTTCAGGCATGGTCGGACTCGAAATCGCCATGGACGAACTCGCAGTGGCCGCCGGCCTCGACCCCATCGAGCTGCGGGTGCGCAATGACCCGACCACGGACCCGGACACCGGGCTGCCGTTCAACCAGCGCCGCCTCGTCGACTGTCTGCGAGAAGGAGCAGACCGTTTCGGCTGGGAGAAGCGGAATCCGCAGCCGCGCGCCCGGCGGGAGAACGGCTGGTTCATCGGCATGGGCGTGGCCTCTGCGACCTACCCGGCAGGCAGGCAGCCGGGCTCTGTCGCGCGGATCCGCCGCACTCCCGAAGGCTTTGAGGTCTCGATCGGTGCCGCCGATCTGGGCACCGGGACGTGGACCGTCCTGTCTCAGACTGCCGCGGACGCTCTCGGCGTTCCCATCGGGCAAGTAGATCTGCGAATCGGCGACACCGCGCTGCCGAACGCGACCGTGGCCGGCGGATCCACGGGTTTGGCGAGTTGGAGCACCGCGATCGTCTCCGCAGCCCAGGAGCTCCGTTCCGAGCACGGAGCCGATCCTGCCGTCGGAGCCGAGGCCCACGGTGAGGCCGAGGCCAATCCCGCGGCGGAGAAGTTCGCTCTGCACTCTTTCGGCGCCCATTTCGCCGAGGTCCGCATCCAGCCGACCACCGGTGAGATCCGACTCGACCGCATGTTCGGCATGTTCTCCGCCGGGCGGATCGTCAACCCGAGCACCGCACGCTCACAGCTCATCGGCGGCATGACCATGGGCGTCGGGATGGCTCTGCATGAGAAGGGCGAGCTCGACCCGCGCTTCGGTCACGTAGTCAACCACGACCTCGCGGAGTATCACGTTCCCGTCAACGCAGACATCACCGACATCGAGGCAGATTGGCTCGACGAGAAGGACCCGCAGGCCGGTCCCCTCGGCGCGCGCGGCGTCGGTGAGATCGGCATCGTCGGTGCCGCAGCCGCGGTCGCGAACGCCGCCTTCAACGCCACCGGAGTCCGAGTCCGCGATCTGCCGATCTTCGGCGACGCGTTCCTGCCGGCGTGA
- a CDS encoding glycosyltransferase, producing the protein MGIVIPAHNEQDEILGCLDSVAQACAQVPDGLVPLSTRILVVADACTDETVCRVADFAEQHPQVTILETSFKNVGSARNVAWNHFKQMAEADRDVNFDLTWIAFTDADSRVPTHWLTTHLAMAEAGSDCLVGTVSPRPDTGSAALIAKWHSHHTLLEDHPHVFGANLGIRGSYLNIIGGMPQLPLGEDAATVAAVLAAGGNVRRTDTCRVLTSARLEGRAEGGFSSFMQSLL; encoded by the coding sequence TTGGGCATCGTCATCCCGGCTCACAATGAACAAGACGAGATCCTCGGCTGTCTCGACTCGGTGGCCCAAGCGTGTGCTCAGGTCCCTGATGGGCTCGTGCCATTGTCCACTCGAATCCTCGTCGTGGCCGACGCCTGTACCGACGAAACGGTGTGCCGCGTCGCAGACTTCGCCGAACAGCATCCACAAGTCACGATACTTGAGACGTCGTTCAAGAACGTGGGCAGTGCCCGGAATGTCGCCTGGAATCACTTCAAGCAGATGGCTGAAGCTGATCGTGATGTCAACTTCGACCTGACATGGATTGCGTTCACCGATGCGGACAGCAGAGTTCCCACCCACTGGCTGACGACGCATCTTGCCATGGCGGAAGCCGGAAGCGACTGCCTGGTCGGCACAGTGTCGCCTCGACCTGATACCGGGTCGGCAGCGCTGATCGCGAAATGGCACTCTCACCACACGTTACTAGAGGACCATCCCCACGTGTTCGGCGCGAACCTGGGCATTCGAGGCTCGTATCTCAACATCATCGGCGGCATGCCTCAGCTGCCACTTGGCGAAGATGCCGCAACCGTTGCTGCAGTGCTCGCCGCCGGAGGAAACGTGAGACGCACAGATACCTGCCGGGTTCTCACCTCGGCCCGTCTGGAGGGACGCGCGGAGGGAGGCTTCAGCAGCTTTATGCAGAGCCTTCTTTGA
- a CDS encoding pyrimidine reductase family protein, which yields MEPLGRGAPIPDPLTPYLEVERTQPRHECWVTGHMVAGLDGTAAIHGRVGALSTEPDQDLFRRMRQIADVVMVGAQTVRSEGYAPMRLSESARAQRQTRGQSEMPPVAVVSRSLDLDWSSQVFTAAPEHARTIVITCAKADPERLAAAEQAATVIIAGEERVEPAAALQALAGLGYQVVLCEGGPRWLGELVAADRLDELCLSISPMMGGDALPVSVAPPGAGIAQFSLKSTMVADDTLFLRYEAKPAAEGRS from the coding sequence ATGGAGCCACTCGGACGCGGTGCCCCGATCCCGGATCCGCTGACACCCTATCTCGAGGTCGAACGCACCCAGCCGCGGCACGAATGCTGGGTGACCGGTCACATGGTCGCCGGTCTCGACGGAACCGCCGCCATTCACGGACGCGTCGGTGCTCTGTCGACAGAACCCGATCAGGACCTGTTCCGACGGATGCGACAGATCGCCGATGTCGTCATGGTCGGCGCGCAGACAGTGCGCAGCGAAGGCTACGCGCCGATGCGGCTGAGCGAGTCCGCCCGAGCGCAGCGTCAAACACGGGGACAGTCCGAGATGCCACCCGTGGCGGTCGTCAGTCGCAGCCTCGACCTCGACTGGTCCTCACAGGTCTTCACCGCAGCACCCGAGCACGCGCGCACCATCGTCATCACGTGCGCAAAGGCCGATCCGGAGCGGCTGGCGGCCGCCGAACAGGCGGCCACGGTCATCATCGCCGGCGAGGAGCGGGTCGAACCAGCCGCCGCTCTGCAGGCCCTTGCCGGTCTCGGCTACCAAGTCGTCCTGTGCGAAGGCGGACCCCGGTGGCTCGGGGAGCTCGTCGCCGCAGACCGCCTCGACGAGCTGTGCCTGTCGATCTCACCGATGATGGGCGGCGATGCGCTGCCCGTCAGCGTCGCGCCGCCGGGCGCCGGCATCGCACAGTTCTCGCTGAAGTCGACGATGGTCGCCGATGACACTCTCTTCCTCCGATACGAAGCGAAGCCGGCGGCGGAGGGACGATCATGA